The DNA window ggtttaattaattaaggtcTGATCATTGAACaaactgcatatatatatatgtatatatatatatatatatatatatggaggaCTTGTTTTGCTATTCTTTTGGTGATTCTTCTTAATTTCCTGTAAATGTTGCTTTCTGGTGGGTCTGAGCAGAGTTCTTGAGCATCTGGGCTTGAATAGGATAGGCGCGAAACCCTTGCTCTGCTACTGCTTCCTCATCATCGATATACTATAAGACTACTTCGATAAGTACCCCAGAATGGTTTCTTTGTCTTGTTCGAACACATAACTTACAAATTCAATGTCAAGACACTGACAAcaaaatgatatatatgttttaaatttttaaagttttttttttttttgaattaaaacaaGGCAAAGAGAAGGACCACACTCCCACGAAAACATAACCGAGAGTGAAATTATGTGTGCAATAAAGGACACCAACTTGGAGTGGACCCCtggctttaaaaaaataaattgctaGATTGAAAGCTACCCGTCAGATCCAATCCAAGAGACTGTCTACCAACCAGATACCTATAGCATTGGGTCCACAATGGAGATGGGActcatgatttctttttctttctttcttaatttcttcttgGTCATGGCATGGCATGGCATGGCTGGCCTGGCCCCATTCTTCTTAGCTCATGACAGTCTTACAGACAAATAAAGTGAGCTGCTTGGATGCAGCAAGAGGGTAGGGTTTTCTGTAGATAGCCTCTAAGTCAGCCCAGGTGGGGGTGCTGCTAGGGCTTGGATAGGGTATGGACCTTGGAAGCCGAAACAAACCTTAATTATTACTAAATATTTCTGGTAAAGTAATAGGAAATTCTGATGAAGACAGCAATAATGGATACTTTCATAATTGAACTAGAATCTCTATCAAACACAAGCATCCAATCCTTTCTTTTCGAAATATATGGAGGGAGTTTCAAGATTATCTCATTCCATTCTATATTTCTTCACTGAAAAGTCCTTCAAATCTTTAGttaggtttaaaaaaagttcataAGCTCACGAATATTTTATGAATGATCATATCCATTTGTTGCCACCATCATCTCTTCAAAGAGTCACCATGATCCATAACtactattatataaaaaaatgatattcctATGATTTTCCATATTCTAGGCATGCATGGTGTTGATGAGTAATTAACTACGATGTATAATCTTAATTAAGAAATGAGTTAAgctaaacaaataacaatttgtTGCTTGCTAGAATACTCATATGCAACTCGAAATTAAGCtaattaaactattaaatgaTTGCGTCTCCTAACATTATAATCAGTCCCACActcttcttttgaaaaaaatgcatgaatcCATCATctagttaattaatttctaagTGAATAATTGataggataatattttttactgctCAGGATAACAGGAAGACTCTCAAGCTATCATGTGCATGTGGGtgtcattaattgtttttttttatttcttaatcaatgaaaatattttatttcatcatgatttattctttataataaaatttaattttttattatagatgATTGATTTGGATTTCTAACATGTTTCTCAAATAGTAAATATGGTGTAAGAGATTGACATGTGTTAGGCTGAGGGATTTCCTACAGCCTTGGACAACATAAAACTATTGTTCTAACCAATATATCTTTGACTGAATcgaaaatatgaatttaatatcaatatgcAAACGTTGACTTAAAACATACCACTtgccattaaaataaataaataaagaaagaaggttAGAAATCAAACTTGAGATTTCAATCCTCTTACTTCACAATTGTTTTCTGTTTAAGAGGAGTAATCATCCGCAAGAATTTCTAACGATCGAAATGGTTAGGGATGGCAATTTAACCTAATTAATACTATGgataacaacatgaatatatagTTTTGTTTGATAATCACCTTACTTGATTGATGGGAAAACCAACTCAAATCAagaacatttatatttttttaatgcatttcttaatattaatataatacacACTCCCGAGTcccgcatatatatatataaaataataaataatactcAAATAATAGGTACCcgttgtcaaagaatcatctcaacccaaaagcttaaactgttaggtgaggtttcagtatatgatttatattactctctaacgcaccccctcaagtgaaagtcctttggacttgaaacttgcatagacccacattaccttgtgcttaatttttatcaaataaatggggatgatgagattcgaactcgagaccacctagtcatcaaggctctaataccatgtcaaagaacaatctcaacccaaaagcttaagctgttaggtaaggttccaggatataatttatattattctttaacacccGTATCAAAATTTTGACGAAGAATATatccttttaattaataatgaaaagaaaaggtaccacatcaaatctaatttaaaaaatttcaaagatttgaaagatcatgataaaaaaaaaattataaatatcttaattatagTTACAATGgccaattttataaaattaaaaaaaaaaagtaattcgGCATCGAAAATAATGCTACAAACTTACTGTTACGCACTactatataattattcaaaaacatcacactctaaaagaagaagaagaagaagaagaaaaggcatcTTGTACATCTTTGTCTGTTGCATAAAAGAAGTCTCATTGTATGCTAATGACTTTTTAGCACTTAACACTCATCTTCTGTACTATATATTTGGTATGGCTgtaatttttacaattttaaaaaaataaattttaaaaattataaattataattgttttctagaaaatttaaaacaaaaccgTGATTTATATATATCGTTTAactaacacttttaaatataaaattaaaataaaatacaaacaatcaCCACGTAAACAAACACAGACCGAGTCAAGAGTTAATTGAGAGAGAAATGCTACTCCAATTTTGGGCCAAGTGGAAGACACATGATAGTGATATTTAATACAATGAGGCCCAACATGGTGTTAGTACCAATCTATTTTTAATGACAAGGGAAGCTCATATGCCCCACGTCCCCGACATGGGCTGGCAGCAAGATATGTGGATTAACTCAGAGCACATTCACCACCTTCATCTGCAAACAAATTTAACGAGGACCACTGAAAAATTGAAAGCTTCTTCTGTTCTACATCTCACATAGTGCAATGAAGCTGTTCAATCATCATAGACTACCAACCCCACTGCCGTTATTGTTCCTTCTTATTCATTTGCCTTAATGTTATGAACAAGATTTAgaaggtatttttattttttaccagcTTTTAGTACATTGGAGGACCACAAGTCCTAGAAAAGGTaatggtgagattcaaatttGGGTTTTCAACTAACCTTGTCATGGGAAGAAGATGCTTTACACGAACAGTGGTAGTTTTTAGCCTtggatttgaacttgaaacctCATTTCTTTAACAGTACTGTACGTTCAAGGGGTTATACCAGAAgaaaagaggaggaagaaaagTTATCAGTTGGTGTGGTAGTGTTATTATTACTTGATTTTACAATGAGTACTTGTTTCTACACTTTACTGCAACCGACTGTAATTGTCAAAAGATGAGTTCTTGAATTTGTAGCTATCGAATGAACAAAAGAAACCAACAGAAACAgtaacatcaacaaaaaaacacagcaaaagACAAGATAACAGAGCTAGGTAGCAAGTCAGTTTTACCTCTGCGACAAAAAAACATGGCAAGCAAAGCATATTCGTGCTCTCCTCAGCCTCATCATTTGTGTGCACGTGCAGGTGGGGTTGAGGGACTCAGTATTCAGTTCTGAGTGGTGATGTCCTCGGAAGcatacaataaattataaagctactATTTTGGTTTGGTTCATAGATTCTTCTCTACTTTTAATTAATCCatgttttcattaaatttttacttcCCAGAATGAAAGATTGCCCTAATTATATGCAGGACTGGTGCTTTCAAACTTCTACTGCATGCAATTTGTGATGGTGTCAATTGTTTGTGTATGAAAACCAACTGACACATTAAAGAAGTAGGTACCAGTAGTTTCATGTATTATTAGATTATCCATCGCGTCGTCATCATCACCATTCACCACCACGACCCATTACCATCAAGCTACTGTAGCATGAGCATTATACAGTTCATGGACTTGTCATCTCCTGTTAAAGGACTAGCATTTGACATTTCTGCTGTCGGGCATTGATGAAAAGGACTCGGAAGGAGAGGAGACGAAGGACAAATATCATAGCAGTACCCTCTCTTTAAACATGACTGGTGTGACCTACATGAATATATGGTAATGCACCACAAGGTGCTGTGGGCAGTAAAAGTCACATGATGAATGATGTAGGAATGATAAATCCAGGGAACTACTTGTTAGCCGGGTATCCTCATTTACCACAGCATATACGATATAAAGCACCTTATTTTGACAAAACATTCTGTGTTCGATCTCTTCAGAAATTGGAATCAACTCAGGTAGTTACTGACTTACTGTTTTGTCagttgataaaaagaaaatggcaaCATCCGAATCTACGTAGAGCATTTGCTAAATTGAGCAGTTGAGCTAAGAGTGGTAAAATGGTGAAAGATGAGAGGCCCATTTAGAACAGTTAATGGGCTACGAGGCATTCTATTATAAGggcatccttcttcttttttctattttttagaaatacagGGATGGAACTTTGGAAACCAAACTTTAttattggtattttttaaaactcggAGAAAATACTCAGGAAACTATTTTAAGCCCAAGTCCAGGTGAATCTGCGAACCATCAGAGCAATGACCTCACAGTAGAACAACTGGAGGTCACCTAGGTCATCTAGGCAATAGGTTTGAAGGCAACGAAggtaataaaatcaaaaccctaCTTCATAACAGCATAGCATAGCAGAAACCAGACATAACAGAAGTAAACCCTTTtgatagcagcagcagcaaagcAGTTCATACCAAATAGAATATCAGGGAGGATAAATCCTGGGTTTCCAACCTTGATTAGAAGAGAACCAGAACCTACATAATAGTTATGCCGAGGGAAAGCGCTCCCAGGCCATAAGCCAAGCACTCAAACATAACAAAAGACGCATCAGGAAACAAATACGAACCTGAGATGGCCAGAATAGAAAAGACTCTACGTGACCTGACCACACAGCCTGATAATAGAACAGGAGAAAAATAAGCAAGCTCAAGTGTGACCTATGAGCAAAGACCAGCTCCTGTAAACTGACTTCAAGCATAAAGAACTCGTCAATAAGATTCAATTCCGTTGAATGGCGTTCCTTAATGTAGAAAGTCTAGCCATTGACCATCAGCCAATTACTTGAAGGTGTAACTAAAGCTATGTAAAGAAAACTtccaattcattttttaaaatgattttcacCTCAAGAAGCCAATCTACATTCATCAATTGAAATGGAGTTTTACACACCTATAGCACTCTCATCAAAAACACTAGTAGCAGTCAACACATATCACACCATTGTTTGCCTCCCCAGAAGGATTCTCCGTGttagcttttcttttatattttgagttGACACAAGTACTCTATATAACAACATATCATTTAAAGTTGCTGCTCTCACTCATATTTGCTCTCTTTTAAGTCTCCTGCCTTGATGTCATTGAGCTATCTGGCTGTTGTGGACTACCTTGTGTTTCCGTGTATGGTCTAATGAAAGTCCTTCGCCACCAGACCTCAAAGGCTCTCTGAAGATTTGGGCAATTATCACCAGCCTTTAAGAAAGTGCCCAACCAAGCAAGCAAAATGCTCCGTTGGTTCTCCAGGGGTAGTGTGAGAATCGTCCTCCCGATGCCTTCCTCCACTACCTTTCTATCAAATGACCTGCACCCATGTTGTAACCAACTGTAGTCATTGATTAATGGCTGCAACCAGGTTTGTAACAACAAGTGACGAGTGTCTTTTGAAGGTAGCAGCTCCCCTCTTCCAATTCCAACAAATAACCTGGATGTGATGCAGCTAACATGGTAACGAGACACTATAGGTAGCTTTGAATGCAGGGCTGCCAACTCTTGCTGGCTAGACCACATTAGAGCAAACTCATCTGCTGCTTGTCGGTCAGCTAAAATCTCAAGCAACCATGAGAGATTGTCAGCTTCAAGAGCTATTTGCTTTACCACAGGTTCCTTATTGTCTAGAGGCTTATCAGAAAATTCAGGTTCAGCAGCTTGCTTAAACAAAGATAGAAGTGAATTCAAGCAACTTCTGCAGGAGCTATAAATAGTATCGTTGCAGATGTCAGAGGAATCTGTGTAACTTGGAAGGCTGTTATTCTCCCGAAGGAGCTTCAGGACTACGGATTTCATTTCACGTCGGCCTTTCTCCTCATTGCTTTTGAGAACTAGCTCCATTATGTGAGAAATTGTATCTTTAGGTGGGTTAGCAACATTAGAAGAGACTCGTTTCAAAACTGGTGTGACCCCAATACCTTCATTCTGGAGTCGTATAACCGAGGAGACcactttctcttcttcttcatccccAATCCATGGAACTGCTTCCAAATACTCCAAGCATGACTGGATGCATGTGTTGAAGATAAGAAGTTCAGCAACCTGCAAAACAATTCCATTGATGATGGACTTTAATGGGTGTAAAACAGTTTCACAAACTCCCAGAAATGTATTAAATGCTTAGGGGAGCAAGGGAGGGTATCAACAAAGGTTGAATCAATACATGAAAACTAGGCTCAATTGTCCAGTAGAAGCCCTATGTTTGAAAGGAAGGAACTAACACATGGACATCAAATCAGAGTCTCAACAATATGCTGTTCCTGGATATAGTGATAAAGCACGGTGAGAAAGCATACAGCGACCGAGAcatgagagaaaagaaacatGCGAAGGAATTAAAGTGGTCTGTCATGGAAAGGCAAGAGAAGATCACTTAACCACTACCAAACCACAACTTTGTACCTTCAAAGCGTAGCTCTAGCCATTTATGAGATCTGGAACATTGTGGCCATGGTTAAGAATGGTATTATTCAACTTgcattagaaaagaaattaaagggcAGCCCAGGCATAGcgtatttgttaatattaacaaCATATTTACCCCCTTTTTGTAATAAAACCCCTTGAGCTTTCATCTTTCTCAATTTCAAACTGGAATCAATTTTGCAACTCAAGTGTCCCATCGTTGGCATTTGAGAATCATTCATAAATATGACAAATTATAAGCCAATATTCAGTTCAGTTAAATAATGGGCTTACACTGATGTCTCAAGTTACAAGTTACCCCTAAACATTCTGGTTTCCTTGACACATGCCAAGTTGTAAGGAACATGATACAATGATAGTGCTACAGGAAGCATTTTGTTAAGCATGTTATATGTT is part of the Populus trichocarpa isolate Nisqually-1 chromosome 7, P.trichocarpa_v4.1, whole genome shotgun sequence genome and encodes:
- the LOC7477996 gene encoding BTB/POZ domain-containing protein At3g50780; the protein is MAEIRLTKVEQGQTKIRNVPIAVTPEGFWCCPSPVVFQKTIKAQNPLNKTKPSSPPPRTTVQKKRTPFNERKAPPTPLRSSVVSDDQRNCGSDTPGVSASIVNERTPRPKIESLPRKVAIEFGEPGTSDMKVVLLGKQGFCVKLSVHKNVLVENSSFFADKLSEEESNLSCLEIDDCEDVEIYVETVGLMYCKEMKQRLIKQSVSRVLRILKVAELLIFNTCIQSCLEYLEAVPWIGDEEEEKVVSSVIRLQNEGIGVTPVLKRVSSNVANPPKDTISHIMELVLKSNEEKGRREMKSVVLKLLRENNSLPSYTDSSDICNDTIYSSCRSCLNSLLSLFKQAAEPEFSDKPLDNKEPVVKQIALEADNLSWLLEILADRQAADEFALMWSSQQELAALHSKLPIVSRYHVSCITSRLFVGIGRGELLPSKDTRHLLLQTWLQPLINDYSWLQHGCRSFDRKVVEEGIGRTILTLPLENQRSILLAWLGTFLKAGDNCPNLQRAFEVWWRRTFIRPYTETQGSPQQPDSSMTSRQET